The following proteins are co-located in the Castanea sativa cultivar Marrone di Chiusa Pesio chromosome 8, ASM4071231v1 genome:
- the LOC142607587 gene encoding small ribosomal subunit protein uS8z/uS8w yields MVRVSVLNDALKSMYNAEKRGKRQVMIRPSSKVIIKFLLVMQKHGYIGEFEYVDDHRAGKIVVELNGRLNKCGVISPRFDVGVKEIEGWTARLLPSRQFGYIVLTTSAGIMDHEEARRKNVGGKVLGFFY; encoded by the exons ATGGTGAGAGTCAGTGTGTTGAATGATGCTCTCAAGAGCATGTACAATGCCGAGAAGAGGGGAAAGCGACAGGTCATGATCAGGCCATCGTCGAAAGTGATCATCAAGTTTCTTTTGGTTATGCAGAAGCATG GTTACATTGGTGAGTTCGAGTATGTTGACGATCACAGAGCTGGTAAGATTGTGGTTGAGTTGAATGGAAGGCTGAACAAGTGTGGAGTTATTAGTCCTCGTTTTGATGTTGGTGTTAAAGAGATTGAGGGCTGGACTGCCAGGCTGCTTCCTTCAAGACAG TTTGGGTATATTGTCCTGACCACATCTGCGGGCATCATGGATCATGAAGAAGCAAGGAGAAAGAATGTTGGTGGCAAAGTACTTGGGTTCTTCTATTAA
- the LOC142607064 gene encoding uncharacterized protein LOC142607064, whose product MNSYKPTSNLDAIFLQSLNPLRLHTNLFPSQAPKPQPQETANGNHRAQMLKEERTIEREIIKAITTGKLDSLKPNSGQSVPIGEHYVCVSFHEESDSDCRVWEWHGHVVFYDDENGYTQEYVYGNYFERMMMTREVFGDESDEEDESNEERNLGLGDLISSLSLNDGRLFSRNMGSNSRRS is encoded by the exons ATGAATTCATACAAACCCACCAGCAACCTCGATGCTATCTTTCTTCAGTCTCTGAATCCACTGCGCCTCCACACCAATCTCTTTCCCTCTCAAGCCCCAAAACCCCAGCCCCAAGAAACCGCCAATGGCAACCACAGAGCTCAGATGCTGAAAGAGGAAAGAACAATCGAGAGGGAGATTATCAAGGCAATCACAACTGGGAAGCTCGACTCGCTGAAGCCCAACTCGGGTCAGTCCGTTCCCATTGGCGAACACTACGTGTGCGTTTCTTTTCACGAGGAGTCTGACTCCGATTGCAGAGTGTGGGAGTGGCACGGGCACGTGGTTTTTTACGACGATGAAAATGGGTACACGCAAGAGTACGTGTATGGGAATTACTTCGAGAGAATGATGATGACGAGGGAGGTGTTTGGCGACGAGAGcgatgaagaagatgaaagcAATGAGGAAAGGAATTTGGGGTTAGGAGACTTGATTTCTAGCTTGAGTTTGAATGATGGTCGTCTCTTTTCTAGGAACATGGGTTCCAATTCTCGCAG GTCATAA
- the LOC142608209 gene encoding putative histone H2B.1 gives MAPKAEKKPAEKKPAEEKKSTVAEKAPAEKKPKAGKKLPKEGGAGAGDKKKKRVKKSVETYKIYIFKVLKQVHPDIGISSKAMGIMNSFINDIFEKLAQEASRLARYNKKPTITSREIQTAVRLVLPGELAKHAVSEGTKAVTKFTSS, from the coding sequence ATGGCTCCCAAAGCTGAGAAAAAGCCCGCCGAGAAGAAGCCGGCTGAGGAGAAGAAATCAACCGTCGCCGAGAAGGCTCCGGCGGAGAAGAAGCCGAAGGCCGGGAAGAAGCTCCCCAAGGAAGGCGGAGCCGGCGCCGgagacaagaagaagaagcgcGTGAAGAAGAGCGTGGAGACTTACAAGATCTACATCTTCAAGGTGTTGAAGCAAGTTCACCCAGACATCGGTATCTCCAGCAAGGCCATGGGGATCATGAACAGCTTCATCAACGATATCTTCGAGAAGCTCGCTCAGGAGGCTTCCCGATTGGCTCGCTACAACAAGAAGCCAACCATTACCTCTCGGGAGATCCAGACCGCGGTTCGCTTGGTCTTGCCTGGTGAGCTCGCTAAGCACGCCGTGTCTGAGGGGACCAAGGCGGTGACTAAGTTTACTAGCTCTTGA
- the LOC142606822 gene encoding organelle RRM domain-containing protein 6, chloroplastic-like isoform X1, producing MANKLNSQLFVSRLSSYTTNEHLKRLFSRFGVVTEARLVKDPRTQRPKGFGFVTYESEVEAQKALKAMNGRIVDGRLIFVEVAKTEKPGEDATSQ from the exons ATGGCTAATAAACTCAACTCACAGCTATTCGTTAGCa GATTATCATCGTACACCACAAATGAACATCTGAAGAGGTTGTTTTCGCGATTTGGGGTAGTTACAGAAG CTAGGTTAGTTAAAGACCCAAGAACCCAAAGGCCCAAAGGTTTTGGCTTTGTCACATACGAATCAGAGGTAGAGGCTCAGAAGGCTTTGAAGGCCATGAATGGCAGG ATAGTTGATGGAAGACTGATATTTGTGGAAGTTGCAAAGACCGAAAAACCTGGAGAGGATGCTACCTCACAATaa
- the LOC142606822 gene encoding uncharacterized protein LOC142606822 isoform X2: MANKLNSQLFVSRLSSYTTNEHLKRLFSRFGVVTEARLVKDPRTQRPKGFGFVTYESEVEAQKALKAMNGREKKRAPDTLNLSCLELYLCI, translated from the exons ATGGCTAATAAACTCAACTCACAGCTATTCGTTAGCa GATTATCATCGTACACCACAAATGAACATCTGAAGAGGTTGTTTTCGCGATTTGGGGTAGTTACAGAAG CTAGGTTAGTTAAAGACCCAAGAACCCAAAGGCCCAAAGGTTTTGGCTTTGTCACATACGAATCAGAGGTAGAGGCTCAGAAGGCTTTGAAGGCCATGAATGGCAGG gagaagaagagagCCCCAGATACCCTCAACTTATCTTGTTTGGAATTATATCTCTGTAT ATAG
- the LOC142605550 gene encoding glycine-rich RNA-binding protein 2, mitochondrial-like isoform X2: MQCSKDGVRICRTTFRSGRWLWAHHSSTKLFVGGLSYDTNEAVLKDAFGQHGEIIEVKVICDHVSGRSKGYGFVRFTSETTATIALKEMDDQMLDGRNIRVHYAHQG; the protein is encoded by the exons ATGCAGTGCTCGAAAGATGGTGTTCGTATTTGCCGTACGACGTTCCGTTCAGGCAGATGGTTGTGGGCTCACCACTCTTCCACCAAGTTATTTGTTGGAG GACTTTCCTATGATACTAATGAAGCTGTTCTAAAGGATGCTTTTGGACAACATGGCGAGATAATTGAAG TTAAAGTTATATGTGATCACGTTAGTGGAAGATCAAAAGGGTATGGGTTTGTGCGGTTCACTTCTGAAACTACTGCTACCATAGCTCTAAAAGAAATGGATGATCAG ATGTTGGATGGCAGAAATATCCGTGTGCATTATGCACACCAGGGGTAG
- the LOC142605550 gene encoding glycine-rich RNA-binding protein 2, mitochondrial-like isoform X1, whose product MQCSKDGVRICRTTFRSGRWLWAHHSSTKLFVGGLSYDTNEAVLKDAFGQHGEIIEAVKVICDHVSGRSKGYGFVRFTSETTATIALKEMDDQMLDGRNIRVHYAHQG is encoded by the exons ATGCAGTGCTCGAAAGATGGTGTTCGTATTTGCCGTACGACGTTCCGTTCAGGCAGATGGTTGTGGGCTCACCACTCTTCCACCAAGTTATTTGTTGGAG GACTTTCCTATGATACTAATGAAGCTGTTCTAAAGGATGCTTTTGGACAACATGGCGAGATAATTGAAG CAGTTAAAGTTATATGTGATCACGTTAGTGGAAGATCAAAAGGGTATGGGTTTGTGCGGTTCACTTCTGAAACTACTGCTACCATAGCTCTAAAAGAAATGGATGATCAG ATGTTGGATGGCAGAAATATCCGTGTGCATTATGCACACCAGGGGTAG